A window from Peromyscus eremicus chromosome 5, PerEre_H2_v1, whole genome shotgun sequence encodes these proteins:
- the LOC131910620 gene encoding thyrotropin-releasing hormone receptor-like, with the protein MDGPSNVSLVHGDTTLGLPEYKVVSVFLVLLVCTTGIVGNAMVVLVVLTSRDMRTPTNCYLVSLALADLIVLVAAGLPNVSDSLVGHWIYGHAGCLGITYFQYLGINVSSCSILAFTVERYIAICHPMKAQTVCTVARAKRIIAGIWGVTSLYCLLWFFLVDLNVHDNQRLECGYKVSRGLYLPIYLLDFTIFFIAPLLVTMVLYGFIGRILFQSPLSQEAWQKARQPNGQGEGAPGSRSRSKGSMSSRKQATRMLAVVVLLFAVLWTPYRTLVLLNSFLAQPFLDPWVLLFCRTCVYTNSAINPVIYSLMSQKFRAAFLKLCWCKAARPQGRAACTTASSHSAVQETPVGTEKLQLGSSEASGPTAAGSLHCQQEPHFSVL; encoded by the exons ATGGATGGCCCCAGCAATGTCTCACTGGTTCATGGTGATACTACTCTGGGTCTGCCAGAGTACAAGGTGGTCTCAGTCTTCCTAGTGCTCCTGGTGTGCACCACAGGCATTGTAGGCAATGCCATGGTGGTCCTGGTGGTCTTGACCTCACGAGACATGCGCACGCCCACCAACTGCTACCTGGTCAGCTTAGCTCTAGCTGACTTAATTGTGCTGGTGGCCGCGGGGCTGCCCAATGTCTCTGACAGCCTGGTGGGGCACTGGATCTATGGACATGCTGGCTGCTTGGGTATCACCTACTTCCAGTATCTAGGCATCAATGTCTCCTCCTGCTCCATCCTGGCATTTACTGTGGAGAG GTACATCGCCATTTGCCACCCAATGAAAGCACAGACTGTGTGCACCGTGGCCCGGGCTAAACGGATCATCGCAGGCATTTGGGGGGTCACATCCCTCTATTGCCTACTCTGGTTCTTCTTGGTGGACCTCAATGTCCATGACAATCAGCGCCTGGAATGTGGCTACAAGGTGTCCCGAGGCCTCTACCTGCCCATCTACCTGCTGGACTTCACCATCTTCTTCATCGCGCCCTTGCTGGTGACCATGGTGCTCTATGGGTTCATTGGAAGGATTTTATTTCAGAGCCCATTGTCTCAGGAGGCCTGGCAGAAGGCGAGACAACCCAATGGGCAGGGTGAGGGTGCACCAGGCAGCCGCTCTAGGTCCAAGGGCTCCATGTCCTCCAGGAAGCAG GCCACCAGGATGCTGGCAGTGGTAGTGTTGCTTTTTGCAGTGCTGTGGACCCCCTACCGCACACTGGTGTTACTCAACTCTTTCCTGGCCCAGCCTTTCCTGGACCCCTGGGTCCTGCTGTTCTGTCGCACCTGTGTCTACACCAACAGTGCCATCAACCCTGTCATCTACAGCCTTATGTCCCAGAAGTTCCGGGCAGCCTTCCTGAAGCTGTGCTGGTGCAAGGCAGCCAGGCCACAGGGGCGTGCAGCATGCACcacagccagcagccacagtgctgtcCAGGAGACCCCAGTCGGAACTGAGAAGCTGCAGCTGGGCTCCAGTGAGGCCTCAGGTCCCACAGCAGCCGGGTCCCTGCATTGCCAGCAAGAGCCCCACTTCAGTGTGCTCTGA